The proteins below are encoded in one region of Rhipicephalus microplus isolate Deutch F79 unplaced genomic scaffold, USDA_Rmic scaffold_145, whole genome shotgun sequence:
- the LOC142791138 gene encoding oxytocin receptor-like gives MPCIARLGQSAIHSIPSLVLLSRVTRNFNTTGISSKLAPAYRSNDSGFTAFIDAAASLKENGTSLHLWNGTIALMPPAFTVFPDSDNDTTLVAAATTTTLMADEVFGPVYTSNLRITLIAIMLVLSLVGNTVVCYRLLTSRRHKVFKAQILFLNLALADLLVTVVTMNSQLLWEIMGRVWIAGDELCRAFKVMQTFALVSSTYMLVGIAVDRHYAICKPLVLAPRPRSVAVVCWLLSLLPSLPNLFVFRVVVVRDKCYCASVFYIYRDTTTTVRQIYMAFVFTLVFILPLCALVALYSSILFRMRKMAASNTRTPGSNRMTLTTTPTSRSSHTTMAFNETSNRSTLPRARLRTLKMAVVIFVAFLVTNLPYMIQEVILAFARDVSLGPNMVAVFGVISASNSAVNPYVYLAFNGGAAGTSCDARVRGLWRRLTCSSGSKRTTIAFRTSCSTLPTRRRKRLITAQGHLSEQKCRSSRELETPEEKM, from the coding sequence ATGCCGTGCATTGCAAGGCTAGGCCAGTCAGCAATCCACAGCATCCCCTCTCTTGTCCTCCTAAGCAGAGTGACTAGAAATTTCAATACGACGGGGATTTCATCCAAACTCGCGCCTGCGTACAGGTCTAATGACTCCGGCTTCACGGCCTTCATTGACGCTGCGGCTAGCCTTAAAGAGAATGGGACAAGTCTCCACCTTTGGAACGGCACTATCGCCCTCATGCCTCCCGCGTTCACAGTATTTCCCGACAGCGATAACGACACGACGCTGGTGGCGGCGGCGACGACAACGACGCTCATGGCGGACGAAGTGTTCGGCCCAGTGTACACCAGCAATCTGCGAATCACCCTCATCGCCATCATGTTAGTTTTGTCTCTCGTCGGAAACACTGTCGTGTGTTACCGTCTCCTGACGTCACGGCGCCACAAGGTCTTCAAGGCTCAGATACTGTTCTTAAACCTTGCCCTAGCCGATCTTTTGGTCACTGTGGTCACCATGAACTCGCAGCTGTTGTGGGAGATCATGGGAAGAGTCTGGATCGCCGGAGACGAGCTCTGCCGCGCATTCAAGGTGATGCAAACGTTCGCGCTGGtatcatctacgtacatgctCGTGGGCATCGCGGTGGACCGCCATTACGCCATCTGTAAGCCACTTGTGCTGGCTCCCAGACCTCGCTCAGTGGCTGTGGTCTGCTGGCTGCTCTCGCTGCTCCCTTCCCTTCCCAACCTATTCGTGTTCCGGGTGGTAGTGGTGCGGGATAAGTGCTACTGTGCCTCAGTCTTCTACATCtatcgtgacaccaccactaccGTCCGACAGATCTACATGGCTTTCGTGTTCACACTTGTGTTTATCCTCCCACTCTGTGCGCTAGTGGCACTTTACAGTAGCATCTTATTTAGGATGCGGAAGATGGCCGCCTCCAATACTAGAACGCCAGGAAGCAATCGCATGACCCTTACTACGACTCCAACGTCGAGGTCATCACACACAACGATGGCTTTCAACGAGACATCAAACAGAAGCACGCTGCCTAGAGCGCGTCTGCGGACACTCAAGATGGCAGTGGTGATATTCGTGGCTTTCCTGGTGACTAACTTGCCGTACATGATTCAAGAGGTGATACTGGCCTTCGCGCGAGACGTTTCGCTTGGACCCAACATGGTGGCCGTGTTCGGCGTCATCTCTGCCTCGAATAGTGCCGTCAACCCGTACGTGTACCTGGCATTCAATGGTGGAGCGGCGGGTACCAGTTGCGACGCTCGAGTGCGTGGCTTATGGCGTAGGCTGACGTGCTCTTCCGGTTCGAAACGCACTACCATTGCGTTCCGCACCTCTTGTTCGACGTTGCCTACACGTCGCCGTAAGCGACTGATAACAGCGCAAGGGCATCTGTCTGAGCAAAAATGCAGAAGTAGCAGAGAGCTTGAAACACCAGAGGAAAAGATGTGA